The genomic window GACGAGCTCGCCGGTGGCCGCATGAACAAGCTCGACCTGGTGTACGACAATGAGCGCAGGGGGCTGGCCCTCAGCCGTCCCCGTCCCGGCGAGCGCCTGGGGCGCGGCGACGTGCCCGTGGAGGGTGTGGTCCCTCTGGGCTCCCGGCTCTTCGTCAACGGGAAGGCCGTGACACTGGATGGCAAGGGGCGCTTCTCCCAGCGTGTGCCCGCCACCCCCGTCCTGGTGTTCCGTCTCGTCTCGGGTCAAGGCGAGGCATACTGGGTCCGTACGCTCCGGAGCGACCGGCCATGACGTCCTCACCCGCGGTGGTTTCCATGACCCGCTCCCTCACGACACCCCGCCGCTTCGGCAAGTACATCCTCATCCGCAAGCTCGCCGAGGGCGGCATGGCGGAGATCTACCTCGCCAAGCAGATCGGCGCGGAGGGCTTCGAGCGGGACGTGGTGATCAAGTGCATGCTCGATCACATCACCCAGTATCGGGAGTTCGTCTCGATGTTCCTGGATGAGGCGCGGCTCGCGGCGCGGCTGCACCATCCGAACATCGTCCAGATCACCGACCTGGGTGTGGCCGACGATCGGTACTTCATCTGCATGGAGTACCTGGCCGGCGAGGACCTGGACGCGGTGATCGCCGCCTCCCACTACAAGGGGCAGGCCGTCCCCATCCCGATCGCCGCCCGCATCATGCTCTCGACGCTCGAGGGCCTGGAGTTCGCCCACAAGTACGAGGAAGAGGGCCAGCCCACGGGGCTCGTCCACCGCGACATCTCCCCGTCGAACATCTTCGTCACCTACCAGGGCACGGTGAAGGTGCTCGACTTCGGCATCGCCAAGGCCTCGTCGCGGATGACGCAGACGCAGCCCGGGCTGCTCAAGGGCAAGTGGGGCTACATGTCCCCGGAGCAGGCCCGGGGCGAGCCCATCGATGCCCGCAGCGATCTGTTCTCGCTGGGCGTCACCTTCCACGAGCTGCTCACCGCCCGCCGCGTCTTCGAGCGCGACACCGAGATCGGCGTGCTGCTGGCGCTGATGGACCAGCCCATCCCTCCGCCGAGCGCCCACCGCCCGGAGATCCCCCCGGAGCTCGATCGGATCGTCATGCGGGCGCTGGAGCGGCGCCGGGATGATCGCTACGCGAGCGCCTCCGAGATGCGGGCCGAGCTGGAGGAAGTGCTCCGGGGCACCTCGTCGATCCCGGGCATGTCCCAGCTCGCCCAGTACATGCAGGGGCTGTTCGGTGCGGCGGACGTGGAGCGGAAGACGAAGATCCCTCCCCTCTCCCAGCTCGGAGTCCACACCCTGCTCCAGCGGCAGGAGGATCCCGTCGGCTTCGAGAAGACGATGGTGCGGCCCTCGGATCCCGGTGGGATCCCCGCCGTCGCTCAGCAGGGAACCGGCGTCGTCTCCGCGGTCGCACCGGCCGCCCTCCATCCCGTCCCGCAGGTGCCCGCCGCGCCCGTGCCCGCGAGCCCTCCGCCCGCGCGCAGCGCCGGCCTGTCCATGGCCATCGGAGCGCTGGGAGCCGTGGCGCTGCTGGCGCTGGGCGGAGGCGCGGTCTGGTACTTCATGCCTCGGACGGAGCAGCCCGCTCCCGTCGTCATGGCGCCCCAGCCCGTGGCCCCTCCAGCTCCCGTGGCGGCGACACCTCCCGCGCCCACTCCACCCGCTCCCGCTCCCGCGCCCGCGCCTCCCGAGCCTCCGGCGCCCGTGGCGAGCCCCGAGAAGCCCCCCGAGCCGACGACGAAGGTGGAGTCACCGCCTGCCCGTCCTTCCCGGCTGACGGCCAAGGAGATCGCCGCCACGCTGCGCAAGCACTCGAGCAAGATGCTCGAGTGTGGCCAGCAGTTCCGCGCCGATGTCCCCAAGGGCCGCCAGGTGAAGCTCATGATGACGGTGAAGAACTCGGGCGAGGTGCGGGACGTCAGGGTGTCAGAGCCCGCAAACATCGCGCCAGCGCTGGCGAAGTGCCTGGAGGGCCGACTGAAGCAGGTCCGCTTCCCTCGCAACAACCATCAGCCCGAGCTGGTCATCGAGCAGCCGCTGCGGTTCAACGACTGACATGCGTCCGGGTGGAGTCCAACACGGGAAGTCCCTGGCATGTCGGCTTTGAGCCGAGTAAGTCACGACGCCGTGGATGACCTCGACGCCCTCCGTCGCGAGCAGCACAAGCAGCGGCTCTCCTGGATGCCGTGGCTCTACTTCTCGCTGAAGGCCCACCACCGTGAGTGGGCCGAGGAGTGGCAGCGCGAGGTGCAGGCGCGCTTCATGGAGCTGGAGACCGTCCAGATCGCCGAGGGCTGCTTCGTCTCGCCCCAGGCCCGCCTGTTCGCCGAGCCCGGACGCACGCTCGTCATCGGTCCCGGCTCAAGCATCGCGTCCGACGCCTTCGTCCATGGACCGATCGTCCTGGGGCGGGACGTGAGCATCAACGCGCGAGCCAGCCTGGACGGAGGCGCCGCGGGCATCCACATCGGAGACGGCACGCGCATCGCGACGGGTGCCACGCTCTACGCGTTCAACCACGGCCTGAACCCGGACCGGGAGCTGCGCGATCAGCCCGTGACGTCACGAGGCATCCGCGTGGGCGAGGACGTGTGGATCGGCGCCAACGCGGGGGTGACGGACGGCGTCACCATCGGGGCCCACGCCGTCATCGCCATGGGCGCGGTCGTCACGAAGGACGTCCCCGAGTGGGGCATCGTCGCGGGAGTGCCCGCGAGGCTCATCGGCGACCGGCGCGAGCGGCGCTGAAGACAACGGGGGCATGCCCCCCCGCGGGACATGCCCCCTTCACTGCTCACCTCGGCGAGCCGCTCACCAGCGGGCCGTGCTCGTGCGGTCCGTGGGGCTGGGGTTGCGGCAGAGCGGCAGCCCGGTGACCGTGAACGGAGTCGTCGCCGCGCCCAGCGCGTTGGCCACGGAGGCCTGGATGGAGAGCTCCGTCCCCCGCGGCAGGCACCGGGGAGCCGTCCACAGCGCCTGGCTCGTGGAGTTGTTCTTCTCGATCTCCTCGATGGTCCCCACATTCGCGGTCCAGGAGTACGCCAGCAGGCCACCCATCGGATCCTGGGCGCTCACCGTGAAGGTGACCTTGCCGCCGGGAGCCACCGTGCCCGAGGACTGGGAGCTCTGGCTGATCTGCGGCAGCCCTTCCGAAGCCACCTCGGGGCCCACGCACATGGGGAACTTGCGGGTGGTGCTCTCACCGGAGCTGGCCGTGGCGACCAGGGTCACGTCGCAGCGCGTGCACGCGGCCATGGGGCCCTGAGGACCAGGGATGAACATCGCCGAGGACTTCTCCGGCTCGCGCCAGCTGCCCTTGCACTGCGCCGACCACTTGTAGACGAGCGTGCTCGGATCCTCGTCCGCCACGATGGCGGAGACCGGCAGGGGCTGCCCCAGCATGAGCGTGGGGGGCACGGGGGCGGCCGAGACCACCTGCGGCGCATGGTTGAAGGAGACCATCGCGGGCAGGCCGTGCGAGTGCTCGACGGCCAGGGTGAAGCTGGCGGAGGTGGTGAGGCCCTCCGCGCCCGTGGCCGTGAAGGAGAAGGTGACGGGGCCCGGCTGGGCGGGAGCCACCCACGTGGTGGAGGCGCTCGTCGAAGCGGTCAGGCTGCCGGCCGAGGCCGTCCACTCGAAGGTGAGCGGACTGCCAGGCGTTCCACTGGTGACCGACGCCTGGAGCGAGAGGGTACCGCCCGGCTTCACCGCGTCCGCGGAGGAGAGGATGGCCGCGAGGCGCGGGCTCCTTGCGACGGCCGTGGGCTGGATGCTGCTCTTCTGCATCGCGAGCGCCGCCAGCGTCCGCTGGGTGTTCGAGAAGCCCAGGTCCGTGGCCCCGGCGGTGAAGATCACGTTGCCCTCGGCATCGACGGCCTCGGCGGACAGGGTGTTCCCCTTGCCGACGGGGAGCCCTTGAATCACGCCCTGCCACTGAGTGCCCATGCGGGTCAGCGTCTCGGTGCGCGCCGCCAGCTCGGGGCCGGACAGGGTGACCTTGATCCCGGCGACCTCCGTCGGCGGCTCGGTCTGCAGCAGCGAGGCGAGGATCTGCACGGAGCCATCGAGCCTGGGAAGGCCCGCGGGCGCCGCGCTGGAGGACTTGCGAACCATCAGGATCGCGACGACTCCCACCACGATGCCCAACATCACTTTGATCAGGATCGGCTTGCTCATAAGCGGCCCCCACGAGAGAGGGACGTGTCCCTGGAAGGGAGAGGCCGCCCGATGGGGCGCCTCATCACGTCCGAGCAGGGCCACTGCAACGTGGGGGCCAGCCTGGCGCCGCTCTCATCCCCAGGCACGAGGGGCTCGTCTGGTAGCTGGCGAGCGCAAACTCTGCGGCACGATGAGGCGATGCGGTCAGGACTTGCGTGTCGTCATGGGCGGGCCGCGCTGAGCATCAAAAAACACGGGCGCCGCTCCCCCCGCGGGAACGGCGCCCGGAACCGCCGTGGACTTCAGCGGCTCAGCAGTTGTCGGCGATCAGATCCAGACAGGCATCCACCGCGCGCTCGAGGGTGCAGTTGGTGAAGTGACAGGTCGCCCCGCCGCCATTCGGGTTGTTGCAGTAGTCGAGCACCACCCAGCACCCGGGAGCGACAGCCCCGCTGGCGTTCGGCTCCGCCTCACGGAAGGAGGCCACGCCCGTCTCACTCACCAGACCTTCCTGAACGGTGACAGGGTTCCCCTTCGGGTCCGTGGTGGTCACCGAGTTGTCCTCGACGCCACAGCCAGTGAGGGAGAGCGCCAGGGCCATACCGAACAGGATCTTCTTCATGAGGGAATGCTCCGTGTAGGCAAGGGTGAGCGACGGACTGCCTGACGCATCCAACGAAGGGATTCACGTCGTCCGCGCCGGCAGACACAGGTTAAATCTCACTATCCTGACTTACTGTCAATACGGAATTAGCCGTCATTGTCGGAATTGCGCTCTGCTCCGGTAATGGGGGTTTTCGTCCTGGCAAACCTGGAGCGTGAGGCTGGGAGATACTGGAGGGCCATGAGCAGCGCGCAGCGAGACTTCCGCCGCATCCCCCACCGCCTCAACACGCTCCTGACGCTCGGCATCGTCGCGGCGCTGGTGGGGCTGCTCTTCGTGGGGGCCCGCGTGGAGAGCGGCTGGGCCCTGGCGCTGTGCGTGGTGGCGTTCGCCCTGCTCTTCCAGACGCAGTTCGCCCTGCTCCACGAGGCCTCGCACCTGAAGCTGCATCCGGATCCGACGTGGAACCGCTGGCTGGGAGTGCTCTGCGGGCTGCTGTTCCCCATCTCCGCGTCGATGCTCTCCATCACCCACTGGAGCCATCACCTGAAGAACCGCAGCGATCAGGAGATGTTCGATCTGTACTACCCGCACCAGTCCCGGCTGGGCCGCACGATCGCCTGGTACCTGATGCTGGTGGGGTTCTGGTACTGGATCATCCCGCCCTTCCTGCTGCTGCTGCTGGTGGCGCCGGGGGTGTTCCGCCGCATGTCCGAGCGGCTCCACATCGCCGAGGCCATCTTCCGCCACGAGACGATCACCGTCGGCCGCATCCGCGCGGAGCTGCTCCTGTGCGTGCTGGCGATCAGCGGCGTGTGCGTGCTGTCCGGGCTGTCCGGGGCGAGGCTCGTGCTCTTCTATGCCGTGGCGGCGGCGATCTGGTCCGGCACCAACTACCTGGAGCACTCGTACTCACCGCGGGACGTGCTCTCGGGAGCCTTCAACCTGCAGGCGCCCTGGCCGTATGGCTGGCTCAACCTGCACCGCGAGCTGGACCTGAACCACCACCACTACCCGGACGTGTCGTGGATCCACCTGCCCGCGCTCTCGCCGCCGGGTGAGCAGCGCCGCTCCTACCTCCTCCACTATGCCCGGCAGTGGGCCACCGGTCCGATGCTCACCCACGAGCCCGGTCCGGAGCCGCTGAAGGACATTCCCCGCCAGTACCCGTGCGCCTCCTCCTGACCGGAGCCCGTGGCCTCCCCGCGCTCATCGCGGCGCGCCAGCTCCACCGAGCCGGCCACGACGTGCTCGTCTGCGACACCTTCCCGACTCACGCCACCCGGCACTCGCGCGAGATCGAGCGCTCGTTCCAGGTGCCCGCGCCGCGCTTCGAGGAGGAGGCGTTCATCCAGCGCCTGCTCGCGCTCATCGAGGAGCACCGGATCGATGTGCTGATGCCCACGGGCGAGGAGATCCTCTATGTGGCGCGGCATCGGGAGCGGCTGCGGGCGCGCTGCGAGGTGGTGGCGGATACGTTCGAGCAGCTCGCGGCCCTGCATGACAAATGGGCGTTCAACCAGCGTGTCGCGGCTCGGGGCCTGCCGGCGCCGAGGACGTGGCGGCTGGAGGGGCCCGGGCACCTGGAGGCGCTCCTGCGCGAGCACGCTCGGCTCATCGTCAAGCCCGCCTTCTCGCGCTTCGGGCAGAAGACGCGCCTGATGGAGGCGGGAGCGCCCCTCTCCGGACTCGACTGCTCGCGGACGCTGCTGGCGCAGCAGTTCATCGAGGGCACCGAGCTGTGCTCCTCCAGCATCGTCTGGGAGGGAGCGCTGCTGGCCCACGTCTGCTACCGACCGCGGTACCGGTTCCCGTCGGGGCCGGGCTACTACTACGAGCCGCTGGGTCATCCGGGCGTGCGCGAGTGGCTCCTGCGCTTTCTCGAGGGCACCCGGTTCACGGGCAGCCTCGGGTTCGACTTCATCCAGACGGCGGGCGGCGAGCTGTATGCGCTCGAGTGCAACCCCCGGATGACGAGCGGCTTCCTCCTGTTCCCGGAGGATGGGCGGCTGGGACGAGCGCTGCTCGGGCAGGCCATCGCCGAGCCCGACCTGGAGACCCCGGCGATGGTCGGGTTCCCCATGCTGGCCGGAGCGCTTCCACGCATCCGCTCGTGGAAGGAGCTGCGGGAGTGGTGGCGAGCGTTCGGCGCCGCACGGGATGCGCTCTGGAGACGGGAGGACCTCAAGCCTTTCTGGTATCAGCTCGCGGCGTTCCCCCACCTGCTCCAGCTCTCCCGGCGCCATGGACTGGCAATGGGCGAGGCGACGACGCATTACACGGAGTGGAACGGCTGAGCCCATCGAACGGCGAGGTTCCCATGCACGTCTTCCGCACCACCGGCACTGGCGGTCCCGAGGTCCTCTCCTTCGACGAGCGCCCGGATCTCACTCCTGGCCCCTCGGAGCTGCTCGTCCGCGTGCGCGCCACCGCCCTCAACCGGGCGGACCTGATCCAGCTCAAGGGGCAGTACGCCCCGCCGCCGGATGCGCCGCCGGACATCCCGGGCCTTGAGTACGCGGGCGAGGTGCTCGCGGTGGGCCCGAAGGTGCGGCGCTTCCGGCCCGGGGACCGGGTGATGGGGCTGGTCGGAGGTGGCGCGTGGGCCGAGCAGCTCACCGTCCACGAGCGCGAGGCCCTGCCCATGCCCGAGGGCATGGACTTCACGGACGCCGCCGCGCTGCCCGAGGTGTACCTCACCGCGTTCGACGCGCTGGTGCTCCAGGGAGGGATGCGGCCCGGAGAGACGGTGCTGGTGCATGCGGTGGCCAGCGGCGTGGGCTCGGCGGCGGCGCTGCTGTGCCGGGCCACGGGCGTGCGTGTGGTGGGAACGGGGCGCAACGCCACGAAGCTGGAGCGGGCGCACGAGTGGGGGGTGGAGCGCACGGTGCTCGTGGATGGCACGCCCCCGCGCTTCGCCGAGGCGGTGCGGGAGGCCACGGGCGGCCGAGGCGCGGACCTCGCGCTGGACCTGGTGGGCGGGGACTATGTCCCGGAGACGCTGGAGGCGCTCGCGCCCCAGGGCCGGGTGATGCTCGTGGGGCTGGTGGCGGGCAACAAGGCCCAGATCAACCTGGGTACCCTGCTGGTGAAGCGGCTGCGCATGACGGGCACGGTGCTGCGCAGCCGTGCACTGGAGGAGAAGATCGCCCTGGCCCAGGCGGCGGAGCGGCACCTGCTCCCGCTGTTCCGCTCGGGCGCCCTGAAGCCCGTCATCGACGCCGTGGTGCCCATGAAGGACATCCGCGGCGCGCTCACGCGGATGGCCAGCAACGAGACGGTGGGAAAGGTCGTCCTGCGCTGGGACTGAGCCAGGGGCCCCGGCTCAAGGGTCCAGCAGGACCTGATAGATGAAGTCGAACTCCGTGCCCTGCGGGTTCCGGAACTCGAGCTGCATCTGCCCACGGGCGCCGTTGAACGCCTTCGTGCCGCCCGTGATGGCCAGCGTGGAGCCCTTCGCATCGTAGAAGGGCCCCTCCACCGTGAGCTGTCCCTCCTCGAGGAAGGTCGTCCAGAAGCACTCGTAGGCCTGCCCCACCACTACGCGGATGCAGTAGCCCTGGTTGGTCCCCACCTGCCGCGTGTTGCCCTCGTCGAACACCGGGTTGGCGAACGTCAGGATGTCCCCCACCGAGTCTCCCGCGGGCGCGTTGTCCGTGGTCGCATCCGTGTCCGCGTGCTCGACGACGCGGATCGTCCGGATGACGGGCGCCGGCTCCTCGTCGTCTCCGCAGCCCACCAGCGCCGCGCCCAGCACGAGCCCGACTCCAATCCGCTTCAGCACCTCTCGCATGTGGCTTCCCCCTCTGCTGCCCGCTCCGCGCGGGGCGGCCACTGTAGCAACTCGGCGGTTGCTCGTCCGAGCGCTCAGCGAAGGCCCTTGCCTCACACGCCCGGGTCCATATCCTGCGCCGCGCCATGGCTACCCACTTCGATCCCAGCGCTGCCGCCTCCCCCGACTCCGGCATCTTCGGCCTGCCCCACTCGCCCGAGGAGGCCCACGTCGTCATCGTCCCCGTCCCCTTCGAGGCCACCACCAGCTATGGCGGCGGCACCTCCGAGGGCCCCGGCGCTGTCCTCCACGCCAGCCGCCAGGTGGACCTCTTCGACGTGGAGACCGGTCGCGTCTACGAGCGCGGCATCGCCATGCTCCCCGAGTCCGAGGACCTGCGAGCCTGGAACACCCGCGCCAAGGAGCGCGCCCAGCTCGTCATCGAGGCCGGTGGCGTCCACCCCGGCCAGCCCGAGCTCCAGGCCGCCGCCGATGAGGTCAACGCGCTCTGCCAGAAGATGAATGACGTCGTCTACCGCACCACGAAGCACTGGCTCGACCAGGGCAAGCGCGTGGGCGCCGTGGGCGGAGACCACTCCATCTCCTACGGCATCATCCAGGCCCATGCCGAGAAGTACCCCGGCCTCGGCGTCCTCCACCTCGACGCGCACGCCGACCTGCGCAACGCCTACGAGGGCTTCACCTGGTCCCACGCCTCCATCATGTACAACGTGGTGCAGCGGCTGCCCGGCGTGAAGTCGCTCGTCCAGGTGGCCATCCGCGACATGAGCGAGGAGGAGCATCAGCTCATCCAGAACTCCACCGGCCGCGTCCGCGCCTACTTCGACTCCACGCTCCAGCAGAAGCACTTCGACGGCGTGCCCTGGAACCGGCAGGTGGATGAGATCGTCTCCGACCTCCCCGAGCACGTGTACCTGTCCTTCGACATCGATGGGCTGGATCCCGTCCTCTGCCCGCACACCGGCACGCCCGTGCCCGGCGGCCTCTCCTTCCCGCAGGCCACCGCCCTCATCTCCGGCGTCGTCCGCTCCGGGCGCACCATTGTCGGCTTCGATCTGACAGAGGTCGCCCCCGACCCCGATGGCGGCGAGTGGGATGGCAACGTGGGCGCCCGGCTGCTCTACAAGATGATCGGCTGGATGCTGAAGTCCCAGCGCGCCTGAGAGGTACCCGGGTCGGGCCAGAGCGCCAGCAACTGGTATGCTTGTCATACCAGTTCGCAACCAGTCCGGCCGACAGGCGGGGGCCGGCCTACGAGGCTCCGTCCTTCGCCTTCACGAAGGGGCGCGAGTCCAGCGGGAGCTCCAGGGTGGAGGTCGTCCCCGCTCCCGCCGAGCTGATGACGTAGATGTGGCCTCCGTGCGCCTCGGCCATGCTCCTCACCGTCATCAGGCCGATTCCCCACCCGTGCTGCCCGCTCTGCTCGGCGGCCATGCTGCGGTGATACGGGCGGAAGAGCGCCTCCACATCCAAGGCCGGGAGTGGCTCGCCCTGATTGTGGACTGATTGCCATCCACCTCGCCCTGGGCGTCGCGAGTCGCATGCGTCCGGGATGCCCTGCGAGACGAACTCGGGCATCGCCTCACGCGCGGGCAGGCCCGGGTGTCACGGCCGAACAGCCGCAAGCTCGCCGCGCTCGTGAACTCGATGACGTGATCGGGCCCGCGGTAGATGGTGACGAAGGCAGGCGCCTGCCGGAAGAGCGCTTGAAGCCTGCTGCGCTAAGACTCCGCCTCCTCCCGACGGCCCGTCTCCCTTGCCAGCGCGACTTCCAGCTCACCAATCCGATCGTTCAGCCTCTTGCGCTCGTCTTCCTCGATGTTCCCCACGCCTTCATCCTCGTTGTCACCTCCAGCATCGGAGGCCTTCGACGCGAAGCGGCGAGCTACTGTCGCGGTAGCAGCAAGCTGAAGGTCGAGCCCTTCTCCAGTCGGGACTCCACCGACAGCGCGCCACCGTGCAGGCGCGCCAGCTCCGAGGCGATGTACAGCCCCAGCCCCGTCCCTCCATCCGTCTGCCGCGCCTGGAATGGCGTGAAGAGGCGCGGCAGCTCCTGGTCCGAGAATCCCGGGCCCTCGTCCCTCACCCGCACCGTCACCAGCGACTGGGAGGACGTCAGCTCCACGCGCACCTCGCCGCGCCCCTTCCCGTGGTGGACGGCGTTGGCCAGCAGCGCGTCGAACACCTGCCGGATGCGCTCGGGATCGAAGCGCAGCTCGACGGGCGCCCCGGGCACCGCCAGCCGGATGGGCACCTCCGGCGCCAGCGACTGCCAGGACTCCACCACCTGGCGCAGGTGCGGCGAGAGATCCTCCGCCACCGGCTGCAGCGCCACGCTCCCCGCCGCCAGCCTCGCCGCGTCCTGGAGGCTCCGCGTGAGGAACTCCATGGAGCGCAGCTGCGCCCCCAGCACGTCCAGCGTCTGCCGGTCCACCGCCGGAGCCGACTGCAGCCGCTGGAGCTGCTCGCGCGCCGTCGCCAGCGGCCCCTGGAGCGTCTGCGACACCCAGTGGCCCAGCGCCTCCACCGGCGAGGCGTCCGGCGCCGGGCTCTTCTCCGGCGTCTTCTCGAGCGACTGACGGATGAGCGACTCGAAGTCGGTGATCTCGAACGGCTTGTGCAGGAAGGCCGAGGCCTCCGGGGCCCCCTGAGGCAGCACCGCGCTCAGGAGGATCACCGGCACATCCTTGAGGATCTCATCGCTCCGCAGCCGGCGGCACAGCTCCACGCCGCTCAGCCGAGGCATCACGTGGTCCGTCACCACCAGGTGCGGCCGCCGGGACCGAGCCAGCCCCAGCGCCTCCTCACCATCCCGCGCCTGGAGCACGTCGTGCCCCAGATCCTCGACGACCTGGCTCAGAACCTCGAGCACCGCAGGCTCATCGTCCGCCACCAGGACGAGACTCATTCCGCTACTCCTCAGAGGTCAGCGTGCGGGACTCCCACCCACCGCTGACCGACCTCTTGATCTATTAAAGGGCCACACATCGCTTCCAGCCGGGCGGGGAATGCTGCGTGGTTCCCGACAGTCCTGGCGTCGCTCGGTCGACACACCTGTGTCATAGGGAGGTAAGGAATGAGGGCCGCAGGTATGAAATGGTGGTTTCTGACGGGGCTGCTGCTGGCCTCCAGCGTCCAGGCGGACCTGGCGCGCCGCCGGGACGCCATCGTGGAGGTGGTCCAGAAGGTGTCTCCGGCCGTCGTCTATATCGGCACGGAGCAGGAGGTGGAGTCGCGCTTCCGCCGCGGCGGGCGCTCCTTCCTGGAGGACTTCTTCGGCGGCGGCCAGCAGGAGCGACGGCGGGTGCAGGGGCTCGGCAGCGGCGTCATCGTCGACGCGGCCGGCACCATCCTCACCAATGATCACGTCATCCGCGGCGCCTCCGCCATCCACGTCGTGCTCGCGGATGGACGCACGCTGGAGGCCGAGGTGCTCGGCAGCGACTCCACGAATGATCTGGCGGTGCTGCGGGTGAGCTCCAAGGAGCCGCTGCCCACCGCGAAGCTGGGCACGAGCGGCGATCTGATGATCGGCGAGACGGTGATCGCCATCGGCAGCCCGTTCGGTCTGTCCAAGACGGTGACGGCGGGCGTGGTGTCAGCCACCGGCCGCACGTTCCGCGCCGAGGATGGCACGGTCTACAACGACTTCGTCCAGACGGACGCGGCCATCAACCCCGGCAACTCGGGCGGCCCGCTGCTCAACGTGGACGGAGAGATCATCGGCATCAACACGGCCATCTTCGCCAGCGCCCAGGGCATCGGCTTCGCCATCCCCGCGGACAAGGTGCGGCGCATCGTCGAGGAGCTCACGCGCTTCGGGAAGGTCCGCCCCGCATGGGTGGGCATCGACGCGGTGGATCTGCCCAGCCACATCGCCGCGCAGCTCGGGTGGGATCGCTCGTACGGCGCCCTGGTGGCCGGCGTGGAGCCCGGCAGCCCGGCCGAGCAGGCGGGGGTCCGCCGGGGCGACGTGGTGGCCGAGATGGGCGGCTCCCGCATCTCGGACGCGGACGACTTCGACACCCGCGTGCGCGGCTATCCCGCGCGCTCCGCCTTCCCGCTCGTCCTCTTCCGGGAGGGGGGCCTGCGCACACTCCAGGTCACTCCGGTCGAGTTCCCTCCCCGACTCGTCGAGTCCCTGGCCTGGGAGCGACTAGGACTCAGAGTGAAGGAGGCCCGGGGCGCCATGGCCATCTCGGGCGTACGGCCTGGCTCGGCGGCGCAGGAGATCGGCCTGGAGCCGGGGGACGTCATCCTGAAGGTAAACAACCAGCCAGTCGCCAACTCGGATGCCTTCCGGGAGGCCCTTCTGACGGCGAGACGGGGACGTAGCGTATTGTTGCTCGTCCGCCGAGGCCGGTACGGGTACCACATCACCCTCCCGTTCCAGGGCCAACGCCTCTAGCATGATCACCACATGAGTCAGGTCCGTTATCAGCCGCTTGGCCCTCTACTGTCGGGTGAGGGTTCGCGAGCCTTCCTGGGGCTCGCGCTCGAGGAGGGTGCTCCGCCTCGTCCCGTGGTGCTCATCTGGGCGCCCCAGGAAGTCGCCCAGGACGCGGACCTGACGGAGCGGCTGCGTCGAGAGACCGACCGCGCGGTCGTCTTCGACCACCCCAACATCCTGCGCGTGCACGGACTCGTCACCCTGGAGCAGGGCCTGGCGCGCGTCACCGAGTATGCCGACGGCGAGACGCTGCGCCGGATCATGGAGGTGACGCCGCGGATTCCTCCT from Hyalangium gracile includes these protein-coding regions:
- a CDS encoding protein kinase domain-containing protein, with the protein product MTRSLTTPRRFGKYILIRKLAEGGMAEIYLAKQIGAEGFERDVVIKCMLDHITQYREFVSMFLDEARLAARLHHPNIVQITDLGVADDRYFICMEYLAGEDLDAVIAASHYKGQAVPIPIAARIMLSTLEGLEFAHKYEEEGQPTGLVHRDISPSNIFVTYQGTVKVLDFGIAKASSRMTQTQPGLLKGKWGYMSPEQARGEPIDARSDLFSLGVTFHELLTARRVFERDTEIGVLLALMDQPIPPPSAHRPEIPPELDRIVMRALERRRDDRYASASEMRAELEEVLRGTSSIPGMSQLAQYMQGLFGAADVERKTKIPPLSQLGVHTLLQRQEDPVGFEKTMVRPSDPGGIPAVAQQGTGVVSAVAPAALHPVPQVPAAPVPASPPPARSAGLSMAIGALGAVALLALGGGAVWYFMPRTEQPAPVVMAPQPVAPPAPVAATPPAPTPPAPAPAPAPPEPPAPVASPEKPPEPTTKVESPPARPSRLTAKEIAATLRKHSSKMLECGQQFRADVPKGRQVKLMMTVKNSGEVRDVRVSEPANIAPALAKCLEGRLKQVRFPRNNHQPELVIEQPLRFND
- a CDS encoding allene oxide cyclase family protein, which translates into the protein MREVLKRIGVGLVLGAALVGCGDDEEPAPVIRTIRVVEHADTDATTDNAPAGDSVGDILTFANPVFDEGNTRQVGTNQGYCIRVVVGQAYECFWTTFLEEGQLTVEGPFYDAKGSTLAITGGTKAFNGARGQMQLEFRNPQGTEFDFIYQVLLDP
- a CDS encoding ATP-grasp domain-containing protein, with the translated sequence MRLLLTGARGLPALIAARQLHRAGHDVLVCDTFPTHATRHSREIERSFQVPAPRFEEEAFIQRLLALIEEHRIDVLMPTGEEILYVARHRERLRARCEVVADTFEQLAALHDKWAFNQRVAARGLPAPRTWRLEGPGHLEALLREHARLIVKPAFSRFGQKTRLMEAGAPLSGLDCSRTLLAQQFIEGTELCSSSIVWEGALLAHVCYRPRYRFPSGPGYYYEPLGHPGVREWLLRFLEGTRFTGSLGFDFIQTAGGELYALECNPRMTSGFLLFPEDGRLGRALLGQAIAEPDLETPAMVGFPMLAGALPRIRSWKELREWWRAFGAARDALWRREDLKPFWYQLAAFPHLLQLSRRHGLAMGEATTHYTEWNG
- a CDS encoding acyltransferase, whose translation is MPWLYFSLKAHHREWAEEWQREVQARFMELETVQIAEGCFVSPQARLFAEPGRTLVIGPGSSIASDAFVHGPIVLGRDVSINARASLDGGAAGIHIGDGTRIATGATLYAFNHGLNPDRELRDQPVTSRGIRVGEDVWIGANAGVTDGVTIGAHAVIAMGAVVTKDVPEWGIVAGVPARLIGDRRERR
- a CDS encoding NAD(P)H-quinone oxidoreductase, whose protein sequence is MHVFRTTGTGGPEVLSFDERPDLTPGPSELLVRVRATALNRADLIQLKGQYAPPPDAPPDIPGLEYAGEVLAVGPKVRRFRPGDRVMGLVGGGAWAEQLTVHEREALPMPEGMDFTDAAALPEVYLTAFDALVLQGGMRPGETVLVHAVASGVGSAAALLCRATGVRVVGTGRNATKLERAHEWGVERTVLVDGTPPRFAEAVREATGGRGADLALDLVGGDYVPETLEALAPQGRVMLVGLVAGNKAQINLGTLLVKRLRMTGTVLRSRALEEKIALAQAAERHLLPLFRSGALKPVIDAVVPMKDIRGALTRMASNETVGKVVLRWD
- a CDS encoding agmatinase family protein, giving the protein MATHFDPSAAASPDSGIFGLPHSPEEAHVVIVPVPFEATTSYGGGTSEGPGAVLHASRQVDLFDVETGRVYERGIAMLPESEDLRAWNTRAKERAQLVIEAGGVHPGQPELQAAADEVNALCQKMNDVVYRTTKHWLDQGKRVGAVGGDHSISYGIIQAHAEKYPGLGVLHLDAHADLRNAYEGFTWSHASIMYNVVQRLPGVKSLVQVAIRDMSEEEHQLIQNSTGRVRAYFDSTLQQKHFDGVPWNRQVDEIVSDLPEHVYLSFDIDGLDPVLCPHTGTPVPGGLSFPQATALISGVVRSGRTIVGFDLTEVAPDPDGGEWDGNVGARLLYKMIGWMLKSQRA
- a CDS encoding fatty acid desaturase family protein: MSSAQRDFRRIPHRLNTLLTLGIVAALVGLLFVGARVESGWALALCVVAFALLFQTQFALLHEASHLKLHPDPTWNRWLGVLCGLLFPISASMLSITHWSHHLKNRSDQEMFDLYYPHQSRLGRTIAWYLMLVGFWYWIIPPFLLLLLVAPGVFRRMSERLHIAEAIFRHETITVGRIRAELLLCVLAISGVCVLSGLSGARLVLFYAVAAAIWSGTNYLEHSYSPRDVLSGAFNLQAPWPYGWLNLHRELDLNHHHYPDVSWIHLPALSPPGEQRRSYLLHYARQWATGPMLTHEPGPEPLKDIPRQYPCASS